The Deinococcus depolymerans genome includes the window GATTTCCTCGACCTCTGCGACGGTCACCTTGCCGCAGGTGGCGGCCATCGGGTTGAAGTTGCGGGCGGTCTTGCGGTACACGAGGTTCCCGGCGCGGTCGGCCTTCCAGGCCTTGACGAGGGCGACGTCGGCGACGATGCCGCGTTCGAGGATGTACGTCTGGCCGTCGAAGTCCCTGTGTTCCTTGCCCTCGGCGACCAGGGTGCCCACGCCCGTCCTCGTGTAGAAGCCGGGAATGCCCGCGCCGCCGGCCCGCATCCGCTCGGCGAGGGTGCCCTGCGGCGTGAATTCCAGTTCGAGTTCCCCGGCGAGGTACTGGCGTTCGAATTCCTTGTTCTCGCCGACATAGGAGCTGATCATCCGGCGGATCTGGCGGGTCTGGAGCAGCAGGCCCAGGCCCCAGCCGTCCACGCCGGCGTTGTTGCTCACGGCGGTGAGGTTGGTCGCGCCGCTGTCGCGCAGGGCGAGGATCAGCTGCTCCGGGATGCCGCAGAGGCCGAAGCCTCCCACGGCGATGGTCTGGCCGTCAGCGACGATATCGGAGAGCGCCGCGTGGGCGTCGGGGTACACCTTGTTCATGTCGGCTCCAGTGTAGAACGAACGGTCGTTAGGATGCGGGGAGGGTGTCCAGGAACCCCTCCAGCAGCGTGCGCAGGGCGGCGGGGTCCTCCTGCGGGAACCCGTGCCCCCGGCCGGGCAGGATGACGGCCTCCACACCCAGCGCGGCCGCCTGGGCGCGCACCATGTCCGGCGTGATCAGCCGGTCCAGTTCGCCACCCAGCACCAGGGCCGGCAGCCCGGTCAGGCGCGCGGCGTCCACCTGCCACGCGGCCAGCGCGCGGGCATTCCCGCTGTAGTGCGCCGGCGCCATGTTCGCCCCGTCCGCCAGCAGGTCCCGGAAGTTCGCGGGCCGCCCCGACGGGAACAGCGCGCCCAGGCTGGCCTCCAGGAGCGGCGGCGCGGAGCGCAGCAGTTCCAGCACCGGGTAGTTCTCCTCGGGCGTGACCAGGCCGGTCAGAGGCGCGCTGGCCGCCAGCACCAGCCCCGCGAGGGCCTGCGGGTCGCGCGCGGCGACCTCCAGCGCCACCGCGCCGCCCAGCGAGTGGCCCAGCAGCACGGGCCGCTTGACGCC containing:
- a CDS encoding alpha/beta hydrolase — encoded protein: MSEAGAQTVTRTLVALHGNFASSRWWVDLRDGPPGGWRVRAPDLPGFAGTPHAGPVSVAGYADWVQDWLRTQGVKRPVLLGHSLGGAVALEVAARDPQALAGLVLAASAPLTGLVTPEENYPVLELLRSAPPLLEASLGALFPSGRPANFRDLLADGANMAPAHYSGNARALAAWQVDAARLTGLPALVLGGELDRLITPDMVRAQAAALGVEAVILPGRGHGFPQEDPAALRTLLEGFLDTLPAS
- a CDS encoding CoA transferase subunit A — its product is MNKVYPDAHAALSDIVADGQTIAVGGFGLCGIPEQLILALRDSGATNLTAVSNNAGVDGWGLGLLLQTRQIRRMISSYVGENKEFERQYLAGELELEFTPQGTLAERMRAGGAGIPGFYTRTGVGTLVAEGKEHRDFDGQTYILERGIVADVALVKAWKADRAGNLVYRKTARNFNPMAATCGKVTVAEVEEIVEVGQIDPDDVDTPGIFVQRVVLNATPEKRIEQRTVRAG